A single window of Streptomyces globosus DNA harbors:
- the aspA gene encoding aspartate ammonia-lyase, translating into MTAATRREHDLLGDRDVPADAYWGVHTLRATENFPITGTPISAHPHLIDALAAVKEAAALANGELGLLEPAKAAAIVAACREIRGGKLHDQFVVDVIQGGAGTSTNMNANEVVANRALELLGHPKGAYAHLHPNEDVNLGQSTNDVYPTAVRVATASAVHGLLDAMAVLQEAFARKAVEFRDVLKMGRTQLQDAVPMTLGQEFSAFAVMIDEDRSRLAEAVELIHEINLGATAIGTGLNAPAGYAETARRHLAGITGLPLVTAANLVEATQDCGAFVQMSGVLKRIAVKLSKTCNDLRLLSSGPRAGLGEINLPPVQAGSSIMPGKVNPVIPEVVNQVAFEVIGNDIAVTMAAEAGQLQLNAFEPVILHSLAESLAHLRAACLTLAERCVAGITANTEVLRAAVENSIGLVTALNPHIGYTAATEIAKEALATGRGVAELVLERNLLPAEKLAALLRPEALAGPRAGIA; encoded by the coding sequence ATGACCGCCGCCACCCGCAGGGAACACGACCTGCTCGGAGACCGCGACGTCCCCGCAGACGCCTACTGGGGCGTCCACACCCTGCGCGCCACCGAGAACTTCCCCATCACCGGCACCCCCATCTCCGCGCACCCGCACCTCATCGACGCCCTGGCCGCAGTGAAGGAGGCCGCCGCCCTCGCCAACGGGGAACTCGGCCTGCTGGAGCCCGCCAAGGCCGCCGCGATCGTCGCCGCCTGCCGGGAGATCCGCGGCGGGAAGCTCCACGACCAGTTCGTCGTCGACGTCATCCAGGGCGGCGCCGGCACCTCGACCAACATGAACGCCAACGAGGTCGTCGCCAACCGGGCCCTGGAACTGCTGGGCCACCCGAAGGGCGCGTACGCGCACCTGCACCCCAACGAGGACGTCAACCTCGGCCAGTCCACCAACGACGTCTACCCCACCGCCGTACGCGTCGCCACCGCCTCCGCGGTCCACGGCCTGCTCGACGCCATGGCCGTCCTCCAGGAGGCCTTCGCCCGCAAGGCCGTCGAGTTCCGCGACGTCCTGAAGATGGGACGCACCCAGCTCCAGGACGCCGTGCCGATGACGCTCGGCCAGGAGTTCTCCGCCTTCGCCGTCATGATCGACGAGGACCGCAGCCGCCTCGCCGAGGCCGTCGAGCTGATCCACGAGATCAACCTCGGCGCCACCGCCATCGGCACCGGCCTCAACGCCCCCGCCGGATACGCCGAAACGGCCCGCCGCCACCTCGCCGGCATCACCGGCCTGCCCCTGGTCACCGCGGCCAACCTGGTCGAGGCCACACAGGACTGCGGCGCGTTCGTCCAGATGTCGGGCGTGCTCAAGCGCATAGCCGTCAAGCTCTCGAAGACGTGCAACGACCTGCGCCTGCTCTCCTCCGGTCCGCGCGCCGGCCTCGGCGAGATCAACCTGCCGCCGGTGCAGGCCGGCTCCAGCATCATGCCCGGCAAGGTCAACCCGGTGATCCCCGAGGTCGTCAACCAGGTCGCCTTCGAGGTGATCGGCAACGACATCGCCGTCACCATGGCCGCAGAAGCAGGACAGCTCCAGCTCAACGCGTTCGAGCCGGTCATCCTGCACTCGCTGGCGGAATCCCTCGCCCACCTGCGCGCGGCCTGCCTCACCCTCGCGGAGCGCTGCGTGGCCGGCATCACCGCCAACACCGAGGTGCTGCGCGCCGCCGTCGAGAACTCGATCGGCCTGGTGACCGCCCTGAACCCGCACATCGGGTACACCGCCGCCACCGAGATCGCCAAGGAGGCCCTCGCAACCGGCCGCGGCGTGGCCGAACTCGTCCTGGAAAGAAACCTGCTCCCGGCCGAGAAGCTCGCCGCCCTCCTCCGGCCCGAGGCACTCGCCGGACCGCGCGCGGGCATCGCCTGA
- a CDS encoding FadR/GntR family transcriptional regulator encodes MEAVFGHLRNAIERGDYAIGDKLPSEAELCRTLEVSRPVLREALRALQAMGLTVSKTGKGTFVVANTVEDPTFGDYAASDLLEVRRHVEIPVAGYAALRRTPEDLDHLAHLLDRMEQETDTTAWVALDTVFHLAVAEASRNPVFRRVIEEIRDALARQSTFLNELGGRREQSNREHRAIFEALIDGCEPDAVEAMSHHLHRVETTLTDIVHPKRTNRPTEGGPEA; translated from the coding sequence ATGGAAGCGGTCTTCGGCCACCTGCGCAACGCCATCGAGCGCGGCGATTACGCCATCGGGGACAAGCTCCCCTCGGAAGCCGAGCTGTGCCGCACGCTCGAAGTCAGCCGGCCCGTTCTGCGTGAAGCGCTCCGCGCCCTGCAGGCCATGGGGCTGACCGTGTCGAAGACCGGCAAGGGGACCTTCGTCGTGGCGAACACGGTCGAGGACCCGACCTTCGGCGACTACGCCGCCAGCGACCTGCTCGAGGTGCGCCGGCACGTCGAGATCCCCGTCGCCGGGTACGCAGCGCTGCGCCGCACCCCGGAAGACCTGGACCACCTGGCCCACCTGCTCGACCGGATGGAGCAGGAGACCGACACGACGGCATGGGTGGCCCTCGACACCGTCTTCCACCTGGCGGTCGCCGAGGCCTCCCGCAACCCGGTCTTCCGCCGGGTCATCGAAGAGATCCGCGACGCACTGGCACGCCAGTCGACGTTCCTCAACGAGCTGGGCGGCCGCCGCGAGCAGTCCAACCGCGAGCACCGGGCGATCTTCGAGGCGCTGATCGACGGCTGCGAACCGGACGCCGTCGAGGCCATGTCCCACCACCTCCACAGGGTCGAGACGACCCTCACCGACATCGTGCACCCCAAGCGCACGAACAGACCCACGGAAGGCGGACCCGAGGCGTGA
- the ligA gene encoding NAD-dependent DNA ligase LigA has translation MTTLHADEALSSMSGRRAYEAALERLRAASQAYYGDGDSPLDDAAYDRLRLAVLAWEQEHPAEAAADSPTGLVADGAAPAGDVAHTTRLLSLDNVFDADGLAGWGASVERRLGRAPAGGFTVEPKIDGAAVAARYRGGRLVQVITRGDGSHGEDVSHVIGQVDGLPEQLAAPVTVEVRGEVAFTQEQFETANAVRAAHGAPVFANPRNGTAGTLRAKDRPYRLRMTFWAYGAVELDGQTFLPLGGTHAEVLAAVAAAGVRTTADSPAGLHVVADLAEAQQRIDAVAAMRAELPVGIDGVVVKLNDTAEQRSAGMGTRFPYWAIAVKLPAVERQTVLEAVEWEVGRTGVLAPTAILRPVQLDGSTVTRATLHNPADIRRRDLHLGDTVTVYKAGDIIPRVQAAVPGLRPAGAQPVPLPQACPNCGGAVDKAQERWRCARGTACALPALIGYAAGRDMLDIDGLGRTYVAALVESGDVTDVADLFTLTVGQLTAASGSAKRGARLAEQIAAARSLPLSRVFCALGVLGTGRSMSRRIARHFGTMDAIRGADAAALQEVEGIGPEKAPVIVEQVAALAPVIDKLVAAGVNMTEPTAPTAPTAPTGPTGSTAGPAPAEGPLTGKVVVVTGKMTGPLEAYGRSDMNTLIERAGGRAGSSVSSRTSILVAAPSANGKPSSKAVKAAGLGVEVLTPETFAELVTAYLT, from the coding sequence ATGACGACTCTCCACGCCGATGAGGCGCTGTCCAGCATGTCCGGCCGCCGCGCGTACGAGGCTGCGCTCGAGCGGCTGCGCGCGGCCTCGCAGGCGTACTACGGCGACGGCGACAGCCCGCTGGACGACGCCGCCTACGACCGGCTGCGGCTGGCGGTGCTGGCCTGGGAGCAGGAGCACCCGGCGGAGGCTGCCGCGGATTCCCCCACCGGGCTGGTCGCGGACGGTGCGGCTCCGGCCGGCGACGTCGCACACACCACGCGCCTGCTGAGCCTGGACAACGTCTTCGACGCCGACGGTCTCGCCGGGTGGGGGGCCTCCGTCGAGCGGCGGCTGGGCCGTGCGCCGGCGGGCGGGTTCACCGTCGAGCCGAAGATAGACGGCGCGGCCGTGGCCGCCCGCTACCGCGGGGGCCGGCTGGTCCAGGTCATCACCCGGGGCGACGGTTCCCACGGCGAGGACGTCAGCCATGTCATCGGCCAGGTCGACGGCCTGCCCGAGCAGCTCGCGGCGCCCGTCACCGTCGAGGTCCGGGGCGAGGTGGCCTTCACCCAGGAGCAGTTCGAGACGGCGAACGCGGTCCGCGCCGCCCACGGCGCACCGGTCTTCGCCAACCCCCGCAACGGCACCGCGGGCACGCTGCGGGCGAAGGACCGCCCGTACCGGCTCCGTATGACGTTCTGGGCCTACGGGGCGGTGGAACTGGACGGGCAAACGTTCCTGCCCCTCGGCGGCACGCATGCGGAGGTGCTGGCCGCCGTGGCCGCCGCGGGCGTGCGGACAACCGCGGACTCCCCGGCCGGGCTGCACGTCGTGGCGGATCTCGCCGAGGCGCAGCAGCGCATCGACGCCGTCGCGGCGATGCGGGCGGAGCTGCCCGTCGGCATCGACGGTGTGGTGGTCAAGCTCAACGACACCGCCGAGCAGCGGTCGGCGGGCATGGGGACGCGGTTCCCGTACTGGGCGATCGCCGTCAAGCTGCCCGCGGTGGAGCGGCAGACGGTGCTGGAGGCGGTGGAGTGGGAGGTCGGCCGGACGGGGGTGCTCGCGCCGACCGCGATCCTGCGGCCCGTGCAGCTCGACGGCTCCACCGTCACCCGGGCCACCCTGCACAACCCCGCGGACATCCGCCGCCGCGACCTCCACCTCGGCGACACCGTCACGGTGTACAAGGCGGGCGACATCATCCCGCGCGTCCAGGCGGCCGTGCCGGGGCTGCGTCCGGCCGGGGCCCAGCCCGTGCCGCTGCCGCAGGCGTGCCCCAACTGCGGCGGCGCGGTCGACAAGGCGCAGGAGCGGTGGCGGTGCGCCAGGGGCACCGCGTGCGCGCTGCCGGCGCTGATCGGGTACGCCGCCGGGCGCGACATGCTCGACATCGACGGGCTCGGCAGGACGTACGTGGCGGCGCTGGTCGAGTCCGGCGACGTCACCGACGTCGCGGACCTGTTCACGCTCACCGTCGGGCAGCTGACCGCGGCGTCCGGCAGTGCCAAGCGGGGCGCCAGGCTCGCCGAGCAGATCGCGGCCGCCAGATCCCTTCCCCTCAGCCGGGTGTTCTGCGCGCTGGGCGTACTCGGCACCGGGCGCAGCATGTCCCGGCGGATCGCCCGGCACTTCGGCACGATGGACGCGATCCGGGGTGCGGACGCGGCCGCGCTGCAGGAGGTCGAGGGGATCGGCCCGGAGAAGGCGCCGGTGATCGTCGAGCAGGTCGCCGCGCTGGCTCCGGTCATCGACAAGCTGGTCGCGGCCGGGGTCAACATGACCGAGCCGACCGCGCCGACGGCGCCGACCGCACCCACCGGACCGACCGGTTCGACGGCCGGGCCGGCTCCCGCCGAGGGCCCGCTGACCGGCAAGGTCGTCGTGGTCACCGGGAAGATGACCGGACCGCTGGAGGCGTACGGCCGGTCGGACATGAACACCCTGATCGAGCGGGCCGGCGGGCGCGCCGGCAGCAGTGTGAGCTCCAGGACGTCCATCCTGGTCGCCGCCCCGTCCGCGAACGGCAAGCCGAGCTCCAAGGCGGTCAAGGCCGCCGGACTCGGCGTGGAGGTCCTCACCCCGGAGACCTTCGCCGAGCTGGTCACGGCGTACCTGACCTGA
- a CDS encoding asparaginase, with protein MRSAPLADAPGIREPLHAPVAHLTRGGVIEGMHYGSLVVLGADGEVRFALGDIEAACYPRSALKPVQAVAMVRAGLPLDGALLSLASASHSGEERHLAGVRQILTLAGATEEDLGNVPDLPYDPAVRATWTRQGRPPSRLAQNCSGKHAAMLYTCTLAGWPRETYLDPAHPLQRAIGEAVEELTGQRTAHVTVDGCGAPLFSISLHGLARAAARIATAAPGTAEHRVAEALRGHPEMASGAGRDVAELMRTVPGLITKDGFEGVQVAALPDGRAVAVKIADGANRARIPVTAAALAMAGTDPRLLARFTEQPVTGGGLPLGAVRPVPALAAATAPAPA; from the coding sequence ATGCGCAGCGCACCCCTCGCGGACGCGCCCGGCATCCGGGAGCCCCTGCACGCACCCGTCGCCCACCTCACCCGGGGCGGCGTGATCGAAGGCATGCACTACGGCTCCCTCGTCGTCCTCGGCGCGGACGGCGAGGTCCGCTTCGCCCTCGGCGACATCGAGGCGGCCTGCTACCCCCGCTCGGCCCTCAAACCCGTCCAGGCCGTCGCGATGGTGCGGGCCGGCCTCCCCCTCGACGGCGCCCTGCTCTCCCTCGCCTCGGCCAGCCACTCCGGCGAGGAACGCCACCTCGCCGGGGTCCGGCAGATCCTCACCCTGGCCGGCGCCACCGAGGAGGACCTGGGCAACGTCCCCGACCTGCCCTACGACCCGGCCGTCCGGGCCACCTGGACGAGGCAGGGACGCCCGCCCTCCCGGCTCGCCCAGAACTGCTCCGGCAAGCACGCCGCGATGCTGTACACCTGCACCCTGGCGGGCTGGCCCCGGGAGACCTACCTCGACCCCGCCCACCCGCTCCAGAGAGCCATCGGCGAGGCCGTCGAGGAGCTCACCGGCCAGCGCACCGCACATGTCACCGTCGACGGCTGCGGCGCCCCCCTGTTCTCGATCTCCCTGCACGGCCTCGCCCGCGCCGCCGCCCGCATCGCCACCGCCGCGCCCGGCACGGCGGAGCACCGGGTGGCCGAAGCCCTCCGCGGCCACCCCGAGATGGCCTCCGGCGCCGGGCGGGACGTCGCCGAACTGATGCGCACCGTGCCCGGCCTGATCACGAAGGACGGCTTCGAGGGCGTCCAGGTCGCCGCCCTCCCCGACGGCCGCGCCGTGGCCGTGAAGATCGCCGACGGAGCGAACCGCGCGCGCATCCCCGTGACGGCCGCAGCCCTGGCCATGGCGGGGACCGACCCGCGGCTGCTCGCCCGGTTCACGGAGCAGCCCGTCACCGGCGGCGGCCTGCCCCTCGGCGCCGTCCGACCGGTGCCGGCCCTCGCCGCGGCAACCGCCCCCGCCCCCGCCTGA
- a CDS encoding GAP family protein gives MTGTAVTLGPLHNTAFILLLSTPHGVRPGLAFLLSCCPGWPT, from the coding sequence GTGACCGGTACGGCGGTCACCCTGGGGCCGCTGCACAACACCGCCTTCATCCTGCTCCTCTCCACGCCGCACGGCGTCCGCCCGGGCCTCGCGTTCCTGCTGTCCTGCTGCCCTGGCTGGCCAACCTGA
- a CDS encoding TetR/AcrR family transcriptional regulator has translation MSDASPPSRGRPRDPRSHEAILRATAELMVESGYAATSIGAVAARAGVGKDTIYRRWPGKPELVFEAVFTTTDEVPPPDTGTLLGDLTALLQGLVDEFRAPAAAAALPGLLADFAADPDLRARIRGDFLAPSKERLLVVFERAVLRGEIAGETPVDLVLDTLAGAVFFHVGLVGEHPRRETAALLAAVVAKGIEVR, from the coding sequence ATGAGCGATGCTTCTCCGCCCTCCAGAGGGCGTCCCCGGGATCCCCGATCGCACGAGGCGATCCTCCGCGCGACGGCAGAACTGATGGTCGAGTCCGGCTACGCTGCGACGTCGATCGGGGCGGTGGCCGCGCGGGCCGGCGTGGGCAAGGACACGATCTACCGGCGCTGGCCCGGCAAGCCGGAGTTGGTCTTCGAGGCCGTGTTCACGACCACCGACGAGGTACCGCCCCCGGACACGGGGACGCTGCTCGGGGACCTGACCGCACTGCTCCAGGGCCTGGTCGACGAGTTCCGCGCGCCCGCTGCCGCGGCGGCGCTCCCGGGGCTGCTGGCCGACTTCGCCGCGGATCCGGACCTGAGGGCGCGCATCCGCGGCGACTTCCTGGCCCCGTCGAAGGAACGGCTGCTGGTTGTCTTCGAACGGGCCGTGCTGCGTGGAGAGATCGCGGGCGAAACGCCCGTGGACCTGGTCCTGGACACGCTGGCAGGAGCCGTCTTCTTCCATGTCGGGCTGGTCGGCGAGCACCCTCGCCGAGAGACGGCCGCACTGCTGGCAGCCGTCGTGGCCAAGGGAATCGAGGTCCGATGA
- a CDS encoding ferredoxin — translation MAYWDPLPSVRAAESGPLPAPDGGTWLPAPEHRGTWWNARPGRWAERDWRNVPGPFYGAGTDTCWTGRLIAPMHVLYDDEWGAEFVYRQPRDSAQALRLLGAVAQDPMVGYACDGDGHWTPDLVRDWWRERGRVREWAAALDGKWSVSDREEEREAAGGAREYVAYIEGGLAEHLRHYLFWLSEGRPANPGELLPPLRRGPDPASRQLVGAEWPGRAGRATPPGS, via the coding sequence ATGGCCTACTGGGACCCGCTGCCGTCCGTCCGCGCCGCGGAGAGCGGGCCGCTGCCCGCGCCGGACGGCGGCACGTGGCTGCCTGCCCCGGAACACCGGGGTACCTGGTGGAACGCCCGCCCCGGCCGCTGGGCGGAACGCGACTGGCGCAACGTGCCGGGGCCGTTCTACGGGGCCGGGACCGACACCTGCTGGACGGGCCGGCTGATCGCTCCGATGCACGTGCTGTACGACGACGAGTGGGGCGCCGAGTTCGTCTACCGGCAGCCCCGTGACTCGGCGCAGGCGTTGCGGCTGCTGGGCGCGGTCGCGCAGGACCCGATGGTCGGGTACGCCTGCGACGGTGACGGCCACTGGACCCCGGATCTTGTCCGCGACTGGTGGAGGGAGCGGGGCCGGGTACGGGAGTGGGCGGCGGCGCTGGACGGCAAGTGGTCGGTCTCGGACCGGGAGGAAGAGCGCGAGGCGGCCGGCGGGGCCCGGGAGTACGTCGCGTACATCGAGGGGGGCCTCGCAGAGCACCTCCGCCACTATCTCTTCTGGCTGTCCGAAGGGCGTCCGGCGAACCCCGGCGAACTCCTGCCGCCTCTCCGACGGGGCCCCGATCCGGCGAGCCGGCAGCTGGTCGGCGCCGAGTGGCCCGGTCGGGCCGGCCGCGCCACGCCGCCGGGTTCATGA
- a CDS encoding protein kinase domain-containing protein, protein MGELFQTGSTVAQGRYRITELLGSGGMAQVFRARDERLGRFVALKAMRHDLPYDPGWATRFRREAQTMAGLSHPNIVSVHDTGEERRAGGGRPVPYLVMELVAGRSLAELLDAQGRLPLAEALPLALQILAALAAAHARGVVHRDIKPANVLLAEDGTAKVADFGIAAVAGRTVLTGTGAVLGTPHYMSPEQVEGRRDLDGRSDLYSLGVLLFRMLSGRVPFDADSAWSVGYAHLHTPPPSLASLGISVPGAVESLLARALAKDPGDRYHDAAAMRAAVEALARAEDEEATRPQAPFEFGLADLFPPASSAPPRPRAETSRTALVELLCFVPVLLSVGWAVVAQSRDTAGAGTITVVSACGLAWTWYAFLRRDDSALAGWPRTLVRAVAAIGAVVHGVTALAGLGMLAAEALAG, encoded by the coding sequence ATGGGGGAACTCTTCCAGACGGGGTCGACGGTGGCCCAAGGCCGCTACCGGATAACGGAGTTGCTCGGCAGCGGGGGCATGGCGCAGGTGTTCCGCGCCCGCGACGAGCGGCTCGGCCGCTTCGTCGCGCTCAAGGCGATGCGGCACGACCTGCCGTACGACCCCGGCTGGGCCACCCGGTTCCGGCGCGAGGCCCAGACCATGGCCGGGTTGAGCCACCCGAACATCGTTTCCGTCCACGACACCGGCGAGGAGCGGCGGGCAGGCGGCGGCCGGCCGGTCCCGTACCTGGTCATGGAACTGGTGGCCGGCCGCTCCCTCGCGGAGCTGCTGGACGCACAGGGCAGGCTGCCGCTTGCCGAGGCGCTCCCGCTCGCCCTGCAGATCCTCGCGGCCCTGGCCGCGGCCCACGCACGGGGCGTGGTGCACAGGGACATCAAGCCGGCCAACGTCCTGCTGGCCGAGGACGGTACGGCGAAGGTCGCCGACTTCGGGATCGCCGCAGTGGCGGGCCGCACCGTCCTCACCGGCACCGGTGCCGTGCTCGGCACACCGCACTACATGTCCCCCGAGCAGGTGGAGGGGCGGCGGGACCTGGACGGGCGCTCCGACCTCTACTCGCTGGGCGTCCTGCTCTTCCGCATGCTGTCAGGCCGGGTGCCGTTCGACGCGGACTCCGCCTGGTCCGTGGGCTACGCCCACCTCCACACCCCGCCGCCGTCCCTGGCCTCGCTGGGAATCTCCGTTCCGGGGGCCGTCGAGTCGCTGCTCGCCCGGGCCCTGGCGAAGGATCCCGGGGACCGCTATCACGACGCTGCCGCCATGCGAGCGGCGGTTGAGGCGCTCGCGCGGGCAGAGGACGAGGAGGCGACTCGACCGCAGGCCCCCTTCGAGTTCGGTCTGGCGGACCTCTTTCCTCCGGCCTCCTCCGCTCCCCCGCGGCCACGGGCCGAGACCTCGCGCACGGCGCTCGTGGAGCTGCTGTGCTTCGTCCCGGTGCTCCTGAGCGTGGGGTGGGCCGTCGTCGCGCAGTCCCGCGACACCGCGGGCGCCGGCACGATCACCGTTGTTTCGGCGTGCGGACTGGCCTGGACGTGGTACGCGTTCCTACGGAGGGACGACTCGGCCTTGGCCGGGTGGCCCCGCACCCTCGTGCGGGCGGTGGCGGCCATCGGGGCCGTCGTCCACGGGGTGACCGCGCTCGCGGGGCTGGGCATGCTGGCGGCGGAGGCCCTGGCCGGCTGA
- a CDS encoding NmrA family NAD(P)-binding protein, producing MTTVVVTGATGNVGRHVVRGLGSRGTPLRALTRDPGRAAAVLGPGVDLVRGDFAEPESLHAVFAGADQAFLSFANDPRQVENAAHAIDAAVAAGVRQVVLLSTVGAEAGAARTFSDQHGRIEQRLRSAGVPSVILRSGFLMSNLLGSLPTIGQAGRIFLPAADARIAMIDPRDVAACAVAVLAGQHGDGETHLVTGPEALTFTDVAHRLSTALGRAVEYVAVPDEAALAGMVQAGLPPWLAEGVVGTFQLLREGVNADTTDAVRRLTGREPRPVADFARDLMAPLLAR from the coding sequence ATGACGACCGTGGTGGTGACCGGTGCGACCGGGAACGTCGGGCGGCACGTGGTGAGGGGGCTGGGTAGTCGCGGCACCCCGCTCCGCGCGCTCACCCGCGACCCGGGACGGGCCGCTGCCGTGCTCGGCCCCGGCGTCGACCTCGTCCGGGGCGACTTCGCCGAGCCCGAATCGCTGCACGCCGTCTTCGCGGGTGCCGATCAGGCCTTCCTGAGCTTCGCCAACGACCCGCGGCAGGTCGAGAACGCGGCGCACGCGATCGACGCCGCAGTCGCGGCCGGGGTCCGGCAGGTCGTCCTGCTGTCCACGGTCGGCGCCGAGGCCGGCGCAGCCAGGACGTTCTCCGATCAGCACGGCCGCATCGAGCAGCGGCTGCGCTCGGCGGGGGTCCCGTCCGTGATTCTCCGCTCCGGTTTCCTGATGTCGAACCTCCTGGGTTCGCTGCCGACGATCGGGCAGGCCGGGCGGATCTTCCTGCCCGCCGCCGACGCCCGCATCGCCATGATCGACCCGCGGGACGTGGCAGCCTGCGCCGTCGCGGTGCTCGCCGGGCAGCACGGGGACGGAGAGACGCATCTGGTCACCGGCCCCGAGGCCCTCACCTTCACCGATGTCGCCCACCGGCTGTCCACCGCCCTCGGACGGGCGGTGGAGTATGTCGCCGTACCCGACGAGGCAGCCCTGGCCGGAATGGTCCAGGCGGGTCTGCCGCCCTGGCTCGCCGAGGGAGTGGTGGGCACCTTCCAACTGCTCCGGGAGGGTGTCAACGCCGACACGACCGATGCGGTGCGCCGGTTGACCGGCCGCGAGCCGCGCCCCGTCGCCGACTTCGCCCGCGACCTCATGGCACCGCTCCTGGCCCGCTGA
- a CDS encoding amino acid permease, translating into MSEQFLKDEKRPSTRHVDAGDAGYSKSLQPRHVNMIAIGGAIGTGLFLGAGGRLAEAGPSLFIAYAVCGVFAFLVVRALGELVLYRPSSGAFVSYAREFLGEKGAYTAGWMYFLNWATTGIADITAVAVYTHYWGLFSDVPQWLIALVALAVVLSVNLISVKIFGELEFWFAIVKVGALVVFMALGIFLLVTRHPVDGTVPGPSLITDNGGIFPNGLLPMLLIVQGVVFAYASVELVGVTAGETENPEKIMPKAINSIMWRVGLFYVGSVVLLSMLMPWNGYSADESPFVTVLSHIGIPAAGGVMNLVVLTAAMSSLNSGLYSTGRILRSMAANGSAPRFTARMSRTQVPYGGILLTSGVCVLGVGLNFVVPDDAFEIVLNLAALGILSTWGMIMICHLLFWRKTRSGELARPDYRLPGSPWTQLITLVFLASVLVLMYADGGAGRTTVLCVPLIAATLVAGWYAIRGRLARAAAAKGSR; encoded by the coding sequence GTGAGCGAGCAGTTCCTCAAAGACGAGAAGCGCCCGTCCACCCGTCACGTCGACGCCGGCGACGCCGGATACAGCAAGTCCCTGCAGCCCCGGCACGTCAACATGATCGCCATCGGCGGCGCCATAGGCACCGGGCTCTTCCTCGGGGCGGGGGGCCGGCTCGCCGAGGCCGGGCCCTCGCTGTTCATCGCGTACGCCGTCTGCGGCGTCTTCGCGTTCCTCGTCGTGCGCGCGCTCGGCGAGCTCGTCCTGTACCGGCCGTCCTCAGGCGCCTTCGTGTCCTACGCCCGCGAGTTCCTCGGCGAGAAGGGCGCCTACACCGCAGGCTGGATGTACTTCCTCAACTGGGCCACCACCGGAATCGCCGACATCACGGCCGTGGCCGTGTACACCCACTACTGGGGCCTGTTCTCCGATGTCCCGCAGTGGCTGATCGCCCTCGTCGCCCTGGCCGTGGTCCTCTCCGTGAACCTCATCTCCGTGAAGATCTTCGGAGAGCTCGAGTTCTGGTTCGCGATCGTCAAGGTCGGCGCCCTGGTGGTCTTCATGGCGCTCGGGATCTTCCTCCTGGTCACCCGCCACCCCGTCGACGGCACCGTCCCCGGCCCCTCCCTGATCACCGACAACGGCGGGATCTTTCCCAACGGCCTGCTGCCCATGCTGCTGATCGTCCAGGGCGTCGTCTTCGCCTACGCCTCCGTCGAACTGGTCGGCGTCACGGCCGGCGAGACCGAGAACCCCGAGAAGATCATGCCCAAGGCGATCAACTCGATCATGTGGCGCGTGGGCCTCTTCTACGTCGGCTCGGTCGTCCTGCTGTCGATGCTGATGCCGTGGAACGGCTACAGCGCCGACGAGAGCCCGTTCGTGACCGTGCTCTCCCACATCGGCATACCGGCCGCCGGCGGCGTGATGAACCTGGTCGTCCTCACCGCGGCCATGTCCTCGCTCAACTCGGGCCTCTACTCCACCGGCCGCATCCTCCGCTCGATGGCCGCCAACGGCTCCGCCCCCCGCTTCACCGCCCGGATGAGCCGCACCCAGGTGCCCTACGGCGGCATCCTGCTCACCAGCGGCGTGTGCGTCCTCGGCGTCGGCCTCAACTTCGTGGTACCCGACGACGCGTTCGAGATCGTCCTCAACCTCGCCGCCCTCGGGATCCTCTCCACCTGGGGCATGATCATGATCTGCCACCTGCTCTTCTGGCGGAAGACCCGCAGCGGCGAACTCGCCCGCCCCGACTACCGCCTCCCCGGCTCCCCGTGGACCCAGCTGATCACCCTCGTCTTCCTCGCCTCCGTGCTGGTCCTCATGTACGCCGACGGCGGAGCGGGACGCACGACCGTGCTGTGCGTGCCGCTGATCGCCGCAACGCTCGTGGCCGGCTGGTACGCGATCCGCGGCCGCCTCGCCCGCGCCGCCGCCGCCAAGGGCAGCAGATGA